The proteins below come from a single Streptomyces tubercidicus genomic window:
- a CDS encoding PP2C family protein-serine/threonine phosphatase, whose translation MLGDLIAASHVVTLDQIPDLVAKHAAKVGWLDVQIYLADLQQVILCRLSGQAAASGEGSEPAADVLRVEGTLAGRAFQTGGIVAGTTSEAGQWWVPVLDGTERLGVLRATAAPDMEMDAQAAQDLRNLGGLVALMIVSKRGASDTYARLVRRRRMNVAAEMEWRVMPPRTFATDRVLISAVMEPAYEVSGDVFDYAIAEETVHLALFDAMGHDTAAGLTANVALAASRNQRRRHCGILQIAEAVEEALVEQFDSNRFATGILAELNAATGVLTWTSLGHPLPVIIRKGRTALPLSCSPSPPMGTDLGVPPTLCRDQLEPGDRLLLHTDGITEARDHRGQEFGLEGFTDFLLQHHADGLPVPETLRRLIRRHLAYHNEQLEDDATVMLLEWSGPTPYRPARVEALAGLPEHTTPATALPTPWTTRGTDAR comes from the coding sequence ATGCTGGGTGACCTTATTGCCGCGAGCCACGTGGTCACCCTGGACCAGATCCCGGACCTGGTCGCCAAGCACGCGGCCAAGGTCGGCTGGCTGGATGTGCAGATCTACCTCGCCGATCTGCAGCAGGTCATTCTGTGCCGGCTCAGCGGCCAGGCGGCCGCTTCCGGGGAAGGGAGCGAGCCGGCGGCGGATGTGCTGCGGGTGGAAGGCACGCTCGCCGGCCGGGCGTTCCAGACCGGGGGCATCGTCGCGGGTACCACCTCCGAGGCGGGCCAGTGGTGGGTGCCGGTGCTCGACGGCACCGAACGGCTGGGCGTGCTGCGCGCCACCGCCGCCCCGGATATGGAGATGGATGCCCAGGCCGCCCAGGACCTGCGCAATCTCGGCGGGCTGGTCGCGTTGATGATCGTCAGCAAGCGGGGCGCGAGCGACACGTACGCCCGGCTGGTGCGGCGCCGGAGGATGAATGTGGCCGCGGAGATGGAGTGGCGCGTCATGCCGCCCCGGACCTTCGCCACCGACCGGGTGCTGATCAGCGCGGTGATGGAGCCCGCCTATGAGGTCAGCGGCGATGTGTTCGACTACGCCATCGCCGAGGAGACCGTGCATCTGGCGCTCTTCGACGCCATGGGACACGACACGGCTGCCGGACTGACCGCGAACGTCGCCCTCGCCGCCAGCCGTAACCAACGCCGTCGGCACTGCGGAATCCTCCAGATCGCCGAGGCCGTGGAAGAGGCCCTGGTGGAGCAGTTCGACTCGAACCGCTTCGCCACCGGCATCCTGGCCGAGCTGAACGCCGCCACCGGAGTGCTGACCTGGACCAGCCTCGGACACCCACTGCCGGTGATCATCCGCAAGGGGCGCACGGCCCTGCCCCTGTCCTGCTCGCCCAGCCCTCCCATGGGCACCGACCTGGGGGTGCCGCCCACGCTCTGCCGGGACCAGCTGGAGCCCGGCGACCGTCTGCTGCTCCATACCGACGGCATCACCGAGGCACGTGATCACAGGGGACAGGAATTCGGCCTGGAGGGTTTTACCGATTTCCTTCTTCAGCACCATGCCGACGGACTGCCGGTGCCCGAGACGCTGCGGCGGCTGATCCGGCGTCATCTCGCGTACCACAACGAGCAGCTCGAAGACGACGCCACCGTGATGCTGCTGGAGTGGAGCGGTCCCACCCCGTACCGCCCCGCCCGCGTAGAAGCCCTCGCGGGTCTCCCCGAGCACACCACCCCCGCCACCGCCCTGCCCACCCCTTGGACCACCCGCGGCACAGACGCCCGGTGA
- a CDS encoding PPOX class F420-dependent oxidoreductase, whose translation MSKPPLPDAAVTMLGKANPAVITTLRPDGQPVSTATWYLWDNGRVLVNMDEGRKRLAHLRNDPRVTLTVLDEGNWYTHLSLIGHIAEIRTDDSLTDIDRLAQHYNGTPYPQRDRGRVSAWIEIDRWHGWGTLKDSNQAGG comes from the coding sequence ATGTCGAAACCACCGCTTCCCGATGCGGCCGTCACCATGTTGGGCAAGGCCAACCCGGCGGTCATCACGACGCTGCGCCCGGACGGGCAGCCGGTCTCCACGGCCACCTGGTACCTGTGGGACAACGGCCGGGTGCTGGTCAACATGGACGAAGGACGCAAACGGCTGGCGCACCTCCGCAACGACCCCCGGGTCACCCTCACCGTGCTGGACGAGGGCAACTGGTACACGCATCTCAGCCTCATCGGCCATATCGCGGAAATCCGTACCGATGACTCTCTCACCGATATCGACCGGCTGGCGCAGCACTACAACGGCACGCCATACCCACAGCGGGACCGCGGCCGGGTCAGCGCCTGGATCGAAATCGACCGCTGGCACGGCTGGGGCACGTTGAAGGACAGCAACCAGGCCGGGGGGTGA
- a CDS encoding PP2C family protein-serine/threonine phosphatase, whose product MRPARIHQHDHRPQWQLAHPLSALRMTARRSAPPRSDAPSGGAGIRRHFASVVPVLIIAAVAVLALAGGTGMSWLPLLAVGPALAAATSGPWGVLRIGALAVGLGAAVGVHAGTPDRELAIVLSALSALSAVTLASSLAGALRRRREQVLAQVRSVAEAAQHAFLKPVPATVGHFQAAVRYSAAAAEARIGGDLYALVPTPFGIRLIVGDVRGKGLPAVGVAALVLGVFREAAYDEPDLLDVVHRIERSLARNLGPDDFVTAVIAGYPDADRMELVNCGHAAPLLVQDSRVLPVEPARPAPPLGLRALADEAPSLQEVALADGNQLLFYTDGVTEARDHEREFYPLSERLAVHLSEDPSRTLAALHEDLLTHVGGELHDDAALLLLRRPCVGPAGAGRGAAADEVAAADGVGEAVIG is encoded by the coding sequence ATGCGCCCAGCCCGAATCCACCAGCACGACCACCGGCCGCAGTGGCAGCTTGCACATCCGCTCTCCGCTCTTCGGATGACTGCCCGGCGCTCCGCCCCGCCCCGGAGCGATGCGCCGTCCGGCGGCGCGGGCATCCGCCGGCACTTCGCCTCCGTAGTACCGGTGCTGATCATCGCGGCCGTCGCGGTCCTCGCCCTGGCGGGCGGCACCGGGATGAGCTGGCTGCCGCTGCTCGCCGTCGGCCCCGCGCTGGCCGCCGCCACCAGCGGGCCGTGGGGCGTGCTCCGCATCGGCGCGCTGGCCGTGGGGCTGGGCGCGGCCGTCGGCGTCCATGCCGGTACGCCGGACCGGGAGCTGGCCATCGTGCTGTCCGCGCTGTCCGCGCTGTCCGCCGTGACCTTGGCCAGCAGTCTGGCCGGTGCCCTGCGCAGGCGTCGTGAACAGGTATTGGCCCAGGTCCGCTCGGTCGCCGAGGCCGCGCAGCACGCCTTCCTCAAGCCGGTGCCCGCCACCGTGGGGCACTTCCAGGCGGCGGTCCGGTACAGCGCCGCCGCGGCCGAGGCACGGATCGGCGGTGACCTGTACGCCCTGGTGCCCACGCCGTTCGGTATCCGGCTCATCGTCGGCGACGTACGCGGGAAGGGGCTGCCGGCGGTCGGGGTCGCCGCCCTGGTCCTGGGCGTCTTCCGGGAGGCGGCCTACGACGAGCCGGATCTCCTGGATGTCGTCCACCGCATCGAGCGGAGCCTGGCGCGCAATCTCGGCCCGGATGACTTCGTCACCGCGGTGATCGCCGGCTACCCCGACGCCGACCGGATGGAGCTGGTCAACTGCGGGCATGCCGCCCCGCTGCTGGTCCAGGACTCGCGCGTGCTGCCCGTGGAGCCCGCCCGGCCCGCCCCGCCGCTCGGCCTGCGGGCACTTGCCGACGAGGCCCCGAGCCTCCAGGAAGTGGCCCTGGCCGACGGGAACCAGCTGCTGTTCTACACCGACGGTGTGACCGAGGCCCGCGACCACGAGCGGGAGTTCTACCCGCTCAGCGAGCGGCTGGCGGTGCACCTCTCGGAGGATCCGTCCCGCACGCTCGCCGCGCTCCATGAAGACCTGCTCACGCACGTGGGCGGAGAACTGCATGATGACGCCGCGCTGCTGCTGCTCCGGAGGCCGTGCGTCGGCCCGGCGGGAGCGGGTCGGGGCGCAGCAGCGGACGAGGTCGCGGCAGCGGACGGGGTCGGCGAGGCGGTAATTGGGTGA
- a CDS encoding aminotransferase class IV, whose product MPIVTDPSTTFVEINGRATEADPLLFEMLSGEGHFTAMQVRGGRVRGLGFHLNRLDAASRELFGVELDGELVRGRIRHALRGGSQDAAVRVYVYDPEPGDGPVTVVTVRPPVPEPEAARRLRSVAYQRPAAHLKHLGGFGQGYHLRRVRQEGFDEALLVAPDGAVAEGAVTNIGFVEGGTVVWPDAPALQGTTMLVLRQELDRTGIPWTQRPVHTDDLPSFDGAFVANSQGVAAVSAIDDTPYPADAELVRTVRGLYRDAPWDEI is encoded by the coding sequence ATGCCGATCGTGACTGACCCGTCCACGACATTCGTCGAGATCAACGGCCGTGCCACCGAGGCCGATCCCTTGCTGTTCGAGATGCTGAGCGGCGAGGGGCATTTCACGGCCATGCAGGTCAGGGGAGGCCGCGTACGCGGACTGGGGTTCCATCTGAACCGGCTGGACGCGGCCTCGCGTGAGCTGTTCGGTGTGGAGCTGGACGGCGAGCTGGTCCGCGGCAGGATCCGCCATGCCCTGCGGGGCGGGAGCCAGGACGCCGCCGTCCGGGTCTACGTCTACGATCCCGAGCCCGGCGACGGACCGGTCACGGTGGTGACCGTCCGGCCCCCGGTCCCCGAGCCCGAGGCCGCCCGGCGTCTGCGCAGTGTGGCCTACCAGCGACCCGCGGCCCATCTGAAGCATCTCGGCGGATTCGGGCAGGGGTATCACCTGCGCCGGGTGCGGCAGGAGGGGTTCGACGAGGCGCTTCTGGTGGCACCGGATGGCGCGGTGGCCGAGGGCGCGGTCACCAACATCGGCTTCGTCGAGGGCGGCACGGTCGTCTGGCCCGATGCGCCCGCCCTCCAGGGCACCACGATGCTGGTGCTCCGGCAGGAACTGGACCGGACCGGGATCCCCTGGACACAACGGCCGGTCCACACCGACGACTTGCCCTCCTTCGACGGTGCTTTCGTCGCCAACTCCCAAGGGGTTGCCGCCGTCTCGGCGATCGACGACACACCGTATCCGGCGGATGCGGAGCTGGTGCGTACGGTTCGCGGCCTCTACCGGGATGCCCCCTGGGACGAGATCTGA
- a CDS encoding virginiamycin B lyase — protein sequence MTQRTTAFQQIRVSDTDAGPYALTSGPDGALWCTLVHTGQIVRLTPDGQLDRYALDSASCGPSVITSGPDGALWFTRSQDHRIGRITVTGEATSFPLPTPGSGPFGIASAPDGALWFTQLHGDRIGRITTDGRVTEFPLPLSGAFPSALTVGPDDALWFTLNQAHAIGRISLDGEITLHPLPTAGAAPVGITCGRDGALWFVEIGAGQIGRITTEGRIDEFSLPDPASRPHAIVAGPGGDCWFTEWGANRIGSISPDGQIEEYDLPIASSEPHGLAFGPDGALYVALEVGAIARLAP from the coding sequence ATGACCCAACGCACCACCGCGTTCCAGCAGATCCGCGTCTCCGACACGGACGCGGGTCCGTACGCCCTCACCTCCGGACCCGATGGCGCGCTGTGGTGCACCTTGGTCCACACAGGGCAGATCGTTCGCCTGACCCCGGACGGTCAACTCGACCGCTACGCACTGGACTCCGCATCTTGCGGACCGTCCGTCATCACCTCAGGGCCCGACGGCGCATTGTGGTTCACCCGAAGCCAGGACCATCGCATCGGACGGATCACCGTGACCGGCGAGGCGACCTCGTTCCCCCTCCCCACTCCGGGCAGCGGCCCCTTCGGCATAGCGTCCGCCCCGGATGGAGCGCTGTGGTTCACACAGCTGCACGGGGACCGGATCGGCCGCATCACCACGGACGGCAGGGTGACGGAATTCCCGCTGCCGCTCAGCGGCGCTTTCCCCTCGGCTCTCACCGTCGGACCCGATGACGCTCTGTGGTTCACCCTCAATCAAGCGCATGCGATCGGTCGCATCAGCCTCGATGGTGAGATCACCCTCCACCCTCTCCCCACCGCGGGCGCCGCACCCGTCGGCATCACCTGCGGCAGGGACGGCGCACTCTGGTTCGTGGAGATAGGTGCCGGCCAGATAGGCCGGATCACCACCGAGGGGCGGATCGATGAATTCTCCCTGCCGGACCCCGCGTCCCGGCCGCATGCGATCGTCGCCGGACCGGGCGGTGACTGCTGGTTCACCGAATGGGGAGCCAACCGCATCGGGTCCATCTCCCCTGACGGCCAAATCGAGGAGTACGACCTGCCGATCGCCTCGTCCGAACCGCACGGACTGGCCTTCGGGCCGGACGGAGCCCTCTACGTGGCCCTGGAGGTCGGAGCGATCGCCCGGCTGGCGCCCTAG
- a CDS encoding IclR family transcriptional regulator produces MGNAEGPTLITSVQRAFRLMEAVGAHEGGAPAKQLARETGLPLATTYHLLRTLAHDGYIRKLDDGGFVLGEKLTTLHTGGRGQALLSRVRPALAALRDELSAAAYLTFYEDGEIRVAEIVDGPRTPRVDLWVGFEDAGHATALGKCVLRELDDDARDDYLARHPLADLTPRTITGRAELLRRLGTTPLAPAVTDMEEYALGTFCVAVPVYSGEILGSLGVSLRVDRASRIDEIRNRLIPTADRVTRGLSLTI; encoded by the coding sequence ATGGGCAACGCAGAGGGCCCCACCCTCATCACCTCCGTCCAGCGAGCGTTCCGACTGATGGAGGCGGTCGGCGCGCACGAGGGCGGTGCGCCGGCGAAGCAGCTGGCACGGGAGACGGGGCTGCCCCTGGCCACCACGTACCACCTCCTGCGCACGCTGGCGCACGACGGGTACATCCGGAAACTGGACGACGGCGGCTTCGTCCTGGGCGAGAAGCTGACCACGCTGCATACGGGCGGACGGGGCCAGGCGCTGCTGAGCCGGGTCCGCCCCGCACTCGCGGCGCTGCGGGACGAGCTCTCGGCCGCCGCCTACCTGACCTTCTACGAGGACGGCGAGATCCGCGTCGCCGAGATCGTCGACGGCCCGCGGACGCCGCGGGTGGACCTCTGGGTGGGCTTCGAGGACGCCGGGCACGCCACGGCGCTGGGCAAGTGCGTACTGCGCGAGCTGGACGACGACGCCCGCGACGACTACCTCGCACGGCATCCCCTCGCCGATCTCACACCGCGCACCATCACCGGCCGCGCCGAGCTGCTCCGACGGCTCGGCACGACACCGCTGGCGCCGGCGGTGACGGACATGGAGGAGTACGCCCTGGGGACCTTCTGCGTCGCGGTACCGGTGTACAGCGGCGAGATACTCGGCTCCCTGGGTGTGTCACTCCGGGTGGACCGGGCCTCCCGTATCGACGAGATCCGGAACCGGCTGATTCCGACAGCCGACCGTGTGACCAGGGGGCTTTCGCTCACTATCTGA